A portion of the Bradysia coprophila strain Holo2 unplaced genomic scaffold, BU_Bcop_v1 contig_297, whole genome shotgun sequence genome contains these proteins:
- the LOC119078460 gene encoding myogenesis-regulating glycosidase-like, producing MFFISWFILLIGLNSLNAETFIKEFQLTKSPDVTRLRVEYFTNDASQSPSSLTYSLWKGQQVVHVSQINQQFGQNFKLTEAANNFLFDGSDSSLQFQIEEDTELYAIVSVTRSSKKAVTMDDCFKLNSQEVSWYGGPQQKYQYWPIDRLNLKDYSYITKEADNCGVAERYWLNSRGIFIYVDAEAPLFLNQAPMESLCLTVEKKLPYYAHDNETISFNYKIGIAADARQAHMMAIDKFLKKPTGYPDERMVRHPIWSTWARYYAPINESVLTTFANEILQYKFNNSQFEIDDAWEICYGATAFDTTKFPNIKELTDSLKLQGFRVTLWIHPFINKDCSPYFEDALINGYLVLDQNGNASTQWWNSQRGEAGYIDFTKPSAATWFSDKLKVLAEDAGIDSFKFDAGESSWAPYDPVLSATPKRHPLAITTDYINTVSKFGAMEEVRSAFRNQEMPIFLRMIDKDSEWNWNNGLPTLVTTLLQLNMVGYPLVLPDMIGGNGYNNRPPNKEMFIRWLQANVFMPSLQFSFVPWDYDAETIAISHTFTDLHAKYTDVIMERFKLASEKGDPVNPPIWWIAPDDRVAQYTNDEFLLGEDILVAPVLVEGMVSRDIYLPRGVWKDENTGDTLTGPTWLYSYPANLSVLPYFTRTGATSSSTSVIQISEISATMIALFALLFLSRF from the exons atgtttttcatcagTTGGTTCATTTTGCTTATTGGATTAAATTCGTTGAACGCCGAAACTTTCatcaaagaatttcaattgacGAAATCACCGGACGTAACTCGTCTTCGCGTTGAATATTTCACAAATGATGCGTCCCAATCACCAAGTTCCTTAACTTATTCGTTATGGAAGG GCCAACAAGTCGTTCATGTGTCCCAAATAAATCAACAGTTCGgtcaaaatttcaaactgaCCGAAGCCGCCAACAACTTTCTGTTTGACGGATCCGATTCATCATtgcaatttcaaattgaagaaGACACCGAACTGTATGCAATTGTGTCGGTTACGCGAAGTTCAAAGAAAGCGGTCACAATGGACGActgtttcaaattgaattcgcAGGAAGTTAGTTGGTATGGAGGACCGCAGCAGAAGTATCAATATTGGCCAATTGATCGCTTAAATCTGAAAGACTATTCGTATATAACGAAAGAGGCCGACAACTGTGGTGTTGCTGAACGATATTGGTTGAATTCGCGCGGTATTTTCATCTATGTCGATGCAGAAGCGCCACTTTTCTTGAATCAAGCTCCGATGGAGTCGCTGTGCTTGACCGTTGAGAAGAAGTTACCCTATTACGCACACGACAACGAAACGATCTCCTTCAATTACAAAATCGGTATTGCTGCAGATGCCCGACAGGCACACATGATGGCTATAGACAAATTCTTGAAG AAACCTACTGGTTACCCCGATGAAAGAATGGTTCGACATCCCATTTGGTCGACGTGGGCTCGATATTATGCTCCCATAAACGAATCAGTTTTGACTACGTTTGCCAACGAGATCTTGCAATACAAATTCAACAACAGCCAGTTTGAGATTGACGATGCATGGGAAATATGCTACGGTGCCACCGCATTCGACACCACGAAATTCCCCAACATCAAAGAGTTGACCGATTCGTTAAAATTGCAAGGTTTTCGTGTTACATTGTGGATCCATCCGTTCATCAATAAGGATTGCAGCCCATACTTTGAAGATGCTCTAATCAATGGGTACCTAGTGTTGGATCAGAATGGTAACGCGTCGACACAATGGTGGAACAGTCAGAGGGGGGAAGCGGGTTACATTGAT TTTACCAAGCCATCTGCTGCGACCTGGTTTTCCGACAAGCTAAAAGTCCTGGCAGAAGATGCTGGCATTGACAGTTTTAAGTTTGATGCTGGAGAATCGTCTTGGGCACCATACGACCCCGTTCTCAGCGCAACTCCTAAGCGTCATCCGCTTGCTATCACCACTGATTACATAAACACCGTTTCGAAATTCGGTGCAATGGAAGAAGTTCGTTCAGCTTTTCGTAACCAAGAAATGCCAATTTTCCTGAGAATGATCGACAAAGATTCTG AATGGAACTGGAACAACGGTCTACCCACCTTAGTGACCACATTACTTCAATTGAATATGGTCGGTTATCCGCTAGTGCTTCCGGACATGATTGGAGGAAATGGCTACAATAATCGTCCGCCGAATAAGGAAATGTTCATTCGCTGGCTACAGGCGAACGTTTTCATGCCCAGTTTGCAATTTTCATTCGTACCATGGGACTATGATGCTGAAACGATTGCCATTAGCCATACGTTCACCGACCTTCATGCCAAATATACGGATGTGATAATGGAACGATTCAAATTGGCTAGCGAAAAGGGTGATCCTGTCAATCCTCCAAT TTGGTGGATAGCGCCTGACGATCGGGTTGCACAATACACCAATGACG AATTTTTGTTGGGTGAAGATATCTTGGTTGCACCAGTTCTAGTGGAAGGTATGGTCTCACGAGACATTTATCTACCTCGCGGAGTGTGGAAAGACGAAAATACCGGAGATACCCTAACTGGACCCACTTGGTTGTACAGTTATCCGGCAAATTTATCGGTGCTGCCATATTTTACCAGGACTGGTGCTACTTCCAGCAGTACTTCGGTGATTCAAATATCGGAAATTAGCGCAACAATGATTGCACTATTTGCACTACTGTTCTTATCTCGGTTTTAG
- the LOC119078479 gene encoding methyltransferase-like 26 isoform X2, which translates to MRKQNYPAAQRNSEPILNVLRTVLDGKRPGLKLLEISSGSGQHTAYFAPHFPNITFQPTEYDASLLESIQCWKEDTQADNICSPMQINVMTPHKDWGVNPSKSGPYLTGQQNTDFKDMTGQLDYILNINMIHISPFECTEGLFRNSSSLLKTNGALITYGPYGVDGKITPQSNVDFDRSLRRNDSRWGVRDLTMLSEFCRQFGFELEKCVDMPANNKTCVWRKVG; encoded by the exons ATGAG AAAACAAAACTATCCGGCAGCCCAACGAAATTCCGAACCAATATTGAATGTTCTGCGAACGGTGTTGGATGGTAAGCGGCCAGGCCTAAAACTTTTGGAGATATCATCGGGATCAGGCCAACATACCGCATACTTTGCACCACATTTTCCTAACATAACGTTCCAACCGACCGAATACGATGCCAGTTTGTTGGAGAGTATTCAATGTTGGAAAGAGGACACTCAGGCAGACAATATCTGCTCACCGATGCAAATAAATGTGATGACACCGCATAAAGATTGGGGTGTAAATCCATCGAAATCGGGACCGTACCTAACCGGGCAACAGAACACTGATTTTAAAGACATGACCGGTCAGCTGGACTACATTCTCAACATCAACATGATTCACATTTCCCCCTTCGAATGCACTGAAGGTTTGTTTCGAAATTCGTCGAGTTTGTTGAAGACGAATGGGGCTCTCATTACTTATGGACCATATGGGGTGGATGGAAAAATTACACCGCAAAGCAATGTCGATTTCGATAGAAGTTTGCGGAGAAATGACTCTCGATGGGGTGTGCGAGATTTGACAATGTTAAGCGAATTTTGTCGTCAATTCGGGTTTGAGTTGGAAAAGTGTGTGGATATGCCGGCTAATAATAAGACTTGCGTTTGGAGGAAGGTGGGGTAG
- the LOC119078479 gene encoding methyltransferase-like 26 isoform X1 translates to MRHIIVYLSTITGRLIHSKSMIKCFRKQNYPAAQRNSEPILNVLRTVLDGKRPGLKLLEISSGSGQHTAYFAPHFPNITFQPTEYDASLLESIQCWKEDTQADNICSPMQINVMTPHKDWGVNPSKSGPYLTGQQNTDFKDMTGQLDYILNINMIHISPFECTEGLFRNSSSLLKTNGALITYGPYGVDGKITPQSNVDFDRSLRRNDSRWGVRDLTMLSEFCRQFGFELEKCVDMPANNKTCVWRKVG, encoded by the exons ATGAG ACATATCATCGTCTATCTGAGCACAATCACGGGTCGGCTAATCCATTCTAAATCAATGATCAAATGTTTTAGAAAACAAAACTATCCGGCAGCCCAACGAAATTCCGAACCAATATTGAATGTTCTGCGAACGGTGTTGGATGGTAAGCGGCCAGGCCTAAAACTTTTGGAGATATCATCGGGATCAGGCCAACATACCGCATACTTTGCACCACATTTTCCTAACATAACGTTCCAACCGACCGAATACGATGCCAGTTTGTTGGAGAGTATTCAATGTTGGAAAGAGGACACTCAGGCAGACAATATCTGCTCACCGATGCAAATAAATGTGATGACACCGCATAAAGATTGGGGTGTAAATCCATCGAAATCGGGACCGTACCTAACCGGGCAACAGAACACTGATTTTAAAGACATGACCGGTCAGCTGGACTACATTCTCAACATCAACATGATTCACATTTCCCCCTTCGAATGCACTGAAGGTTTGTTTCGAAATTCGTCGAGTTTGTTGAAGACGAATGGGGCTCTCATTACTTATGGACCATATGGGGTGGATGGAAAAATTACACCGCAAAGCAATGTCGATTTCGATAGAAGTTTGCGGAGAAATGACTCTCGATGGGGTGTGCGAGATTTGACAATGTTAAGCGAATTTTGTCGTCAATTCGGGTTTGAGTTGGAAAAGTGTGTGGATATGCCGGCTAATAATAAGACTTGCGTTTGGAGGAAGGTGGGGTAG
- the LOC119078463 gene encoding ubiquitin carboxyl-terminal hydrolase 3-like isoform X1, with protein MDCPHLCDSVKLNRVFIKNKKCELSTAADGTSLSEKVWKCFECTSIKDNWMCLNCGTVLCGRYDNRHALNHSSKSVDHDVCLNTSNGSVYCYKCDDFVINDTDKNALCDLRHELRDDDSLSETSTFESSSTKTQETASTSSSDSGWEEPNRKLRPRKRTTSSDSTEVVTKRKSLRKVVGLRNLGNTCFMNSVLQSLSNIQEFSCYFSALPSLESKAQKRVYHSRSLKENMNDANVVEELRKILRNLSDGGDGSKAISPECLFLVIWKVVPQFRGHRQHDAHEFLRYMLDRLHTEFQHLTVPMDSLSGGKPKVLNAPNATDNGSIMFKGRSSIVTNVFGGTLQSEVRCLICGMESKKHDPFLDLSLDIPEKFYKESDDDKKPICHIADCLSSFTEIEELAETELYYCSSCKCKQKSTKRFWIRRLPNVLCLHIKRFRWNNFYRTKIDLRISFPITSMDMSQFVLNNGPETRRSNAGSNVYDLAAVIVHHGNGSSCGHYTSFAINNGTWLHFNDHTVKEVGVKAVAECKPYILFYNRREMNKTL; from the exons ATGGATTGCCCACATTTATGCGATAGTGTTAAATTGAATCGTGTTTTtataaagaataaaaaatgtgaattaagTACAGCGGCTGATGGGACTAGTCTATCGGAAAAAGTCTGGAAATGTTTCG AATGCACATCGATCAAGGACAATTGGATGTGCCTAAATTGTGGCACCGTGTTGTGTGGACGTTACGACAATAGGCATGCATTGAATCACTCCAGTAAAAGTGTCGACCACGATGTCTGTTTGAACACGTCGAACGGGTCGGTGTACTGTTACAAATGTGATGACTTTGTGATCAACGACACAGACAAAAATGCATTGTGCGATCTGCGACACGAGCTGCGCGATGACGATTCACTATCCGAAACATCAACCTTTGAATCGTCATCGACGAAAACACAAGAAACAGCCAGCACATCGTCCAGTGATTCGGGTTGGGAGGAACCGAATCGGAAATTGAGACCGAGGAAACGGACTACGTCGAGCGACAGTACGGAAGTGGTGACGAAGCGAAAGAGTTTGCGGAAG GTAGTCGGACTGCGAAATCTGGGCAACACATGCTTCATGAATTCCGTATTGCAATCGCTGAGTAACATCCAGGAATTTAGTTGCTACTTCAGTGCGCTACCTTCACTAGAATCAAAGGCGCAGAAACGCGTCTACCATTCCAGAAGCTTAAAGGAGAACATGAACGATGCGAACGTCGTTGAAGAATTGCGTAAAATTTTGCGTAATTTGAGTGACGGTGGCGAcggttccaaggccatatcgCCGGAATGTCTGTTTCTGGTGATTTGGAAAGTGGTGCCACAATTTCGCGGTCATCGTCAGCATGATGCTCATGAATTTTTGCGTTACATGCTCGATCGTCTGCACACAGAATTTCAACATTTAACGGTACCGATGGACAGTCTATCCGGCGGTAAGCCAAAAGTGTTAAATGCACCGAACGCAACAGACAATGGAAGTATTATGTTTAAAGGCCGTAGTTCGATAGTGACGAATGTGTTCGGCGGCACCTTGCAAAGCGAG gtTCGATGCTTGATCTGTGGTATGGAAAGCAAGAAACATGATCCGTTTTTGGATCTATCACTCGACATTCCTGAAAAGTTTTACAAAGAGTCGGATGACGATAAAAAGCCTATTTGTCATATAGCCGACTGTTTGTCCAGTTTCACAGAG ATTGAAGAATTAGCCGAAACCGAGCTGTATTACTGTAGTTCCTGCAAATGTAAGCAGAAATCAACGAAACGCTTCTGGATCCGTCGGCTACCGAACGTGCTATGCTTACACATAAAGCGGTTCCGATGGAACAACTTCTATCGAACCAAAATCGATTTGCGCATTTCATTTCCAATCACATCCATGGACATGTCACAATTCGTATTGAACAATGGACCGGAAACGAGACGTTCGAATGCAGGCAGTAATGTGTACGATCTGGCTGCGGTGATTGTCCATCATGGAAATGG TTCGAGTTGTGGTCACTACACCTCGTTCGCTATAAACAATGGAACCTGGCTACATTTTAATGATCATACGGTGAAAGAGGTGGGCGTGAAGGCCGTAGCCGAATGTAAACCATACATTCTATTTTACAATCGACGAGAAATGAACAAAACTTTATGA
- the LOC119078463 gene encoding ubiquitin carboxyl-terminal hydrolase 3-like isoform X2, with amino-acid sequence MGQKKKSIRGRELIFECTSIKDNWMCLNCGTVLCGRYDNRHALNHSSKSVDHDVCLNTSNGSVYCYKCDDFVINDTDKNALCDLRHELRDDDSLSETSTFESSSTKTQETASTSSSDSGWEEPNRKLRPRKRTTSSDSTEVVTKRKSLRKVVGLRNLGNTCFMNSVLQSLSNIQEFSCYFSALPSLESKAQKRVYHSRSLKENMNDANVVEELRKILRNLSDGGDGSKAISPECLFLVIWKVVPQFRGHRQHDAHEFLRYMLDRLHTEFQHLTVPMDSLSGGKPKVLNAPNATDNGSIMFKGRSSIVTNVFGGTLQSEVRCLICGMESKKHDPFLDLSLDIPEKFYKESDDDKKPICHIADCLSSFTEIEELAETELYYCSSCKCKQKSTKRFWIRRLPNVLCLHIKRFRWNNFYRTKIDLRISFPITSMDMSQFVLNNGPETRRSNAGSNVYDLAAVIVHHGNGSSCGHYTSFAINNGTWLHFNDHTVKEVGVKAVAECKPYILFYNRREMNKTL; translated from the exons ATgggacagaaaaaaaaatcaatacgTGGACGGGAACTCATATTCG AATGCACATCGATCAAGGACAATTGGATGTGCCTAAATTGTGGCACCGTGTTGTGTGGACGTTACGACAATAGGCATGCATTGAATCACTCCAGTAAAAGTGTCGACCACGATGTCTGTTTGAACACGTCGAACGGGTCGGTGTACTGTTACAAATGTGATGACTTTGTGATCAACGACACAGACAAAAATGCATTGTGCGATCTGCGACACGAGCTGCGCGATGACGATTCACTATCCGAAACATCAACCTTTGAATCGTCATCGACGAAAACACAAGAAACAGCCAGCACATCGTCCAGTGATTCGGGTTGGGAGGAACCGAATCGGAAATTGAGACCGAGGAAACGGACTACGTCGAGCGACAGTACGGAAGTGGTGACGAAGCGAAAGAGTTTGCGGAAG GTAGTCGGACTGCGAAATCTGGGCAACACATGCTTCATGAATTCCGTATTGCAATCGCTGAGTAACATCCAGGAATTTAGTTGCTACTTCAGTGCGCTACCTTCACTAGAATCAAAGGCGCAGAAACGCGTCTACCATTCCAGAAGCTTAAAGGAGAACATGAACGATGCGAACGTCGTTGAAGAATTGCGTAAAATTTTGCGTAATTTGAGTGACGGTGGCGAcggttccaaggccatatcgCCGGAATGTCTGTTTCTGGTGATTTGGAAAGTGGTGCCACAATTTCGCGGTCATCGTCAGCATGATGCTCATGAATTTTTGCGTTACATGCTCGATCGTCTGCACACAGAATTTCAACATTTAACGGTACCGATGGACAGTCTATCCGGCGGTAAGCCAAAAGTGTTAAATGCACCGAACGCAACAGACAATGGAAGTATTATGTTTAAAGGCCGTAGTTCGATAGTGACGAATGTGTTCGGCGGCACCTTGCAAAGCGAG gtTCGATGCTTGATCTGTGGTATGGAAAGCAAGAAACATGATCCGTTTTTGGATCTATCACTCGACATTCCTGAAAAGTTTTACAAAGAGTCGGATGACGATAAAAAGCCTATTTGTCATATAGCCGACTGTTTGTCCAGTTTCACAGAG ATTGAAGAATTAGCCGAAACCGAGCTGTATTACTGTAGTTCCTGCAAATGTAAGCAGAAATCAACGAAACGCTTCTGGATCCGTCGGCTACCGAACGTGCTATGCTTACACATAAAGCGGTTCCGATGGAACAACTTCTATCGAACCAAAATCGATTTGCGCATTTCATTTCCAATCACATCCATGGACATGTCACAATTCGTATTGAACAATGGACCGGAAACGAGACGTTCGAATGCAGGCAGTAATGTGTACGATCTGGCTGCGGTGATTGTCCATCATGGAAATGG TTCGAGTTGTGGTCACTACACCTCGTTCGCTATAAACAATGGAACCTGGCTACATTTTAATGATCATACGGTGAAAGAGGTGGGCGTGAAGGCCGTAGCCGAATGTAAACCATACATTCTATTTTACAATCGACGAGAAATGAACAAAACTTTATGA